The Streptomyces sp. NBC_01142 genome has a window encoding:
- a CDS encoding TniQ family protein, translated as MLDPGVCPPAPQVGVPRRLPAVPLPGARESLPSWINRIGLLYGIHQPDILACLGLAVRGEMRPTTAGLALAPSSLDTLSAATGVPAETIGGMLLSRFAATALPNLPSPPFQHRGDLTAWVVGAWVLRRHSNFCPKCLARDGQWRLEWKLPWSFVCLDHRVYLRNCCPRCKRVQSGLSWGWDSRVCRLRWRASAPSLTSRIPHPASGR; from the coding sequence ATGCTGGATCCAGGCGTCTGCCCGCCTGCCCCACAGGTCGGGGTGCCGCGTCGGCTGCCGGCTGTTCCCCTGCCCGGTGCACGGGAGTCACTGCCCAGCTGGATCAACCGGATCGGTCTCCTCTACGGGATCCACCAGCCGGACATCCTCGCCTGTCTGGGGCTCGCGGTCCGAGGGGAGATGCGCCCGACGACGGCGGGCCTGGCTCTTGCGCCCTCGTCCCTGGACACACTCTCCGCGGCGACGGGCGTACCCGCTGAAACGATCGGCGGCATGCTGCTGTCGCGGTTCGCCGCCACCGCCTTGCCCAACCTCCCGTCCCCACCCTTTCAGCATCGAGGGGACCTGACCGCGTGGGTTGTCGGAGCGTGGGTTCTTCGGCGCCACTCCAACTTCTGCCCCAAGTGCCTCGCCCGGGACGGACAGTGGCGGCTGGAGTGGAAGCTGCCGTGGAGCTTCGTCTGCCTGGATCACCGGGTGTATCTGCGCAACTGCTGCCCGCGGTGCAAGCGAGTACAGAGCGGGCTGTCCTGGGGCTGGGACAGCCGCGTGTGCCGGCTGCGGTGGCGAGCCTCCGCCCCCTCGCTCACCAGCCGCATCCCGCATCCCGCATCCGGAAGGTGA
- a CDS encoding helix-turn-helix domain-containing protein, translated as MANSDSGAGVPAQRLVFGRRLRALRTRAGMTQTAVAAAAGMDRSFYAEVEASVHSISVDRIPALAKALGVTPSELFQDMGADHQ; from the coding sequence GTGGCGAACAGTGATTCCGGTGCGGGCGTCCCGGCTCAGCGGCTGGTCTTCGGGCGGCGTCTGCGGGCTCTGCGTACGCGTGCGGGGATGACCCAGACCGCGGTGGCGGCCGCTGCGGGGATGGACCGGTCCTTCTACGCGGAGGTCGAGGCCTCCGTCCACAGCATCTCCGTCGACCGCATCCCGGCCCTGGCAAAGGCCCTGGGCGTGACGCCCTCCGAGCTGTTCCAGGACATGGGTGCGGACCACCAGTAA
- a CDS encoding TniQ family protein — protein MDHRGLPRRLPSVPVPVDGESFPSWLSRAAADWQIAPGQAAQVLGLACHPSYSGVRPLWFGTALTQRSLQGIRAATGLDAPVIQAMQLSRYADTVLDFTGPDQPAQQEESLARLRNREWALFTSSRACPKCLASAPVWPLWWRLGMAAVCPEHRVLLVDTCRQCDARLGSGYAGHPRGLTTRRQMLDLDLCNNRRSASRRRKAGLCSRRLATHPTVPVPAELADLQQRLLDVADGGPAQVAGSEVTGAEFFAVVRFTAAVVRLVTTAEEISACSALPGAAVEAFTADLHQRQLASLGGGRSQLQASPPSAAHAAAVLALSAPVLFAEDRAACQGALAAWMDRAVALRRRPGKSDPLRPIPRPAALEPLVRAAIRPASRVAGVLASRSQSQAPFTAHHVCHLADPGDYRELIARHLPGTAEISGRRLAAMALARLAGATSWQRAAAALAMDPLKAARAANTLVQRIGDAGAFWQDIERLGARLVEHGLIDYAARRWALSGLTEVPHLVLFAVCHPLGYDVTEQRRRHAAAWIWQHFTGGDVRDAPAYAPHLWAPTGMTSVREGARRFAAWLPASVACELTAHGQALLDGATEGKRGA, from the coding sequence GTGGACCACCGAGGACTGCCGCGTCGGCTTCCGTCGGTACCGGTTCCCGTCGACGGTGAGTCGTTCCCGTCCTGGCTCAGCCGCGCGGCGGCCGACTGGCAGATCGCCCCGGGCCAGGCCGCGCAGGTGCTGGGCCTGGCATGCCACCCGAGCTACTCGGGGGTGAGGCCTTTGTGGTTCGGCACCGCGCTCACACAGCGAAGCCTTCAGGGCATCAGGGCGGCCACCGGCCTGGACGCGCCGGTGATTCAGGCGATGCAGCTGTCGCGGTATGCGGATACCGTGCTGGACTTCACCGGGCCCGACCAGCCGGCACAGCAGGAGGAGAGCCTGGCCAGGCTCCGCAACCGCGAGTGGGCGCTGTTCACATCCAGCCGCGCGTGCCCGAAATGCCTGGCCTCCGCTCCGGTGTGGCCGCTGTGGTGGCGTCTGGGCATGGCCGCCGTGTGCCCTGAGCATCGTGTCCTGCTGGTGGATACCTGCCGGCAGTGCGATGCGCGTCTCGGTTCCGGATACGCCGGCCACCCCCGCGGCTTGACCACCCGCCGCCAGATGCTCGACCTGGATCTTTGCAACAACCGGCGTTCTGCGAGCAGGAGGCGCAAGGCCGGGTTGTGCAGCCGGAGGCTGGCCACACACCCCACCGTGCCGGTCCCGGCCGAACTCGCCGACCTGCAGCAGCGCCTCCTTGATGTCGCCGACGGCGGCCCCGCGCAGGTGGCAGGCAGCGAGGTGACCGGGGCGGAGTTCTTCGCCGTGGTGCGGTTCACCGCGGCCGTGGTCCGGCTGGTCACCACCGCCGAGGAGATCAGCGCCTGCAGCGCGCTGCCCGGTGCGGCAGTCGAGGCGTTCACCGCCGACCTGCATCAGCGGCAGCTCGCCAGCCTGGGCGGCGGGCGCAGCCAGCTCCAGGCCAGCCCGCCCAGTGCCGCGCACGCCGCCGCTGTCCTCGCACTGAGCGCCCCGGTGCTCTTCGCCGAGGACCGCGCCGCCTGCCAGGGCGCCCTGGCGGCCTGGATGGACCGGGCCGTCGCGCTGCGCCGCAGGCCCGGCAAGAGCGATCCGCTGCGCCCGATACCGCGGCCTGCCGCTCTGGAGCCGTTGGTGCGCGCCGCTATCCGGCCCGCATCCCGCGTCGCTGGCGTGCTGGCCAGCCGCTCCCAGAGCCAGGCGCCGTTCACCGCCCACCACGTGTGCCACCTCGCGGATCCGGGCGACTACCGCGAACTGATCGCCCGGCATCTGCCCGGCACCGCCGAGATCAGCGGCCGGCGCCTGGCCGCTATGGCGCTGGCCCGCCTCGCAGGCGCCACCAGCTGGCAGCGGGCCGCGGCCGCGCTGGCCATGGACCCCCTCAAAGCCGCCCGCGCAGCGAACACGCTGGTGCAGCGGATCGGCGACGCGGGCGCGTTCTGGCAGGACATCGAACGCCTCGGCGCCCGCCTCGTCGAGCACGGCCTGATCGACTATGCCGCCCGGCGCTGGGCCCTGTCCGGCCTGACTGAGGTTCCGCACCTGGTGCTGTTCGCGGTGTGCCACCCCCTGGGGTACGACGTCACCGAGCAGCGCCGCCGCCACGCCGCCGCCTGGATCTGGCAGCACTTCACCGGCGGAGACGTCCGCGACGCCCCCGCATACGCCCCCCACCTGTGGGCCCCGACCGGCATGACTTCCGTCCGCGAAGGCGCCAGGCGCTTCGCAGCCTGGCTCCCCGCATCC